A single genomic interval of Dysidea avara chromosome 8, odDysAvar1.4, whole genome shotgun sequence harbors:
- the LOC136263044 gene encoding probable fumarate hydratase, mitochondrial: MTTRIERDSFGTIEVPVEKYYGAQTARSLLNFAIGGETERMPMPVIRAFGYLKKSCALVNLEYGLDPKIVESVVKAAEEVIDGKLDDHFPLVIWQTGSGTQSNMNVNEVISNRAIELLGGEKGSKNPVHPNDHVNRSQSSNDTFPTAMHVAVAMEIHSRLMPGLQELHKSLLAKSTEFKDIIKVGRTHAQDATPITLGQEFSAYVTQVDNGISRVKATLPRLYELAIGGTAVGTGLNTPVGFAEKVAAKLAELTTYPFTSARNKFEALASHDALVEVHGALNVIACSLMKIANDIRFLGSGPRCGLGELLLPENEPGSSIMPGKVNPTQCEALTMVAAQVMGNQVAVSVAGSNGHFELNTFKPLIVSNVLRSSRLIGDACVSFSNNCIRGIKPNQKRISEMLQQSLMLVTALNPHIGYDNAAKIAKKAHQDGLTLQEAATELGLVSKEDFEKWVNPENMLGPSKV, from the coding sequence ATGACTACTAGAATCGAACGAGATAGTTTTGGAACCATCGAAGTCCCAGTAGAGAAGTACTACGGGGCGCAGACAGCGCGATCATTACTCAACTTCGCCATTGGAGGAGAGACAGAAAGGATGCCCATGCCAGTGATTCGTGCGTTTGGATATCTTAAGAAATCGTGCGCCTTAGTGAACTTAGAATACGGATTGGATCCGAAGATAGTCGAGTCGGTGGTCAAGGCTGCTGAAGAAGTTATAGATGGAAAACTAGACGACCACTTTCCACTCGTTATCTGGCAAACAGGCTCTGGAACACAGTCGAATATGAACGTGAATGAAGTGATAAGCAATAGAGCTATCGAGCTCTTGGGTGGTGAAAAAGGCTCAAAAAACCCAGTCCACCCAAATGATCATGTTAATCGCAGTCAAAGTTCGAATGATACATTCCCAACTGCCATGCATGTTGCTGTTGCAATGGAGATTCACTCTCGTCTAATGCCAGGATTGCAAGAACTTCATAAATCTCTGTTGGCTAAAAGTACTGAGTTCAAAGATATAATTAAGGTGGGACGTACACATGCACAGGATGCAACTCCTATTACGCTTGGACAGGAATTCAGTGCTTATGTAACACAAGTGGATAATGGGATATCACGTGTTAAGGCTACTCTTCCTCGACTATATGAGCTAGCCATTGGTGGTACTGCTGTTGGAACCGGACTAAATACTCCAGTTGGTTTTGCTGAGAAAGTAGCTGCTAAACTTGCTGAGCTTACTACTTATCCATTCACAAGTGCTAGAAACAAGTTTGAAGCACTCGCCAGTCATGATGCATTGGTTGAAGTTCATGGAGCATTGAATGTCATAGCTTGTAGCCTCATGAAAATTGCAAATGACATACGATTCTTAGGCTCTGGGCCTCGCTGTGGACTTGGAGAACTATTATTGCCAGAAAATGAGCCAGGAAGTAGCATTATGCCAGGGAAGGTCAATCCTACTCAGTGTGAGGCTCTAACAATGGTTGCTGCCCAAGTGATGGGAAACCAAGTTGCTGTTAGCGTGGCTGGCTCTAATGGACATTTTGAGCTAAACACATTTAAGCCACTTATTGTTAGTAATGTTCTGCGTTCTAGCCGGTTGATTGGTGATGCCTGTGTATCTTTTAGTAATAACTGCATCAGAGGTATAAAACCAAATCAGAAAAGAATATCTGAAATGTTGCAGCAGTCCCTTATGCTGGTCACTGCATTGAACCCACACATTGGCTATGATAATGCTGCTAAGATAGCAAAGAAGGCACACCAAGATGGTTTGACATTGCAAGAAGCTGCGACAGAGCTTGGTCTTGTTAGCAAGGAAGACTTTGAGAAGTGGGTTAACCCTGAGAACATGTTGGGACCTAGTAAAGTATAG
- the LOC136263974 gene encoding kelch-like protein 20: MHRDLSSNNIMLTNKLVAKIGDLGVAKVVRADSTKTRSKLTTAPGTLHFMPPEALDEVDPVYGTPIDVFSFAGIALHLFSEEWPTPSAAKIRDPATSELVALSEAGRRQKYLDKMTGEAAAELKQLIKNCLDDDPIKRPSMGEVKEKLLESPPLVEALQTKQYHLKWDKCSDLPKAMYDVSVAVDGNSVYFSAGSAPENETKNNVYCYDISTDQWNTLSPPGHCRGVLCMVDNKLSIFGGCIAYGTLSKVSTYDRDINSWSQTYPAMINERLLPGVAVYGDHVMVMGGEDESDRCLDNIEMMNWQQKSPWKEVSTKLPVRMWNIKPTLSGEHLLIVGYSTATGRNKGSYQIPVSTVTSVEELELSDQAAIQWKQLSPAPYYKTATVPYSNPPLIIGGSDVKGVPTSDISLYDTSKDSWIKVDSLTSAGVHVGVATINNNTIIVIGSTSGGDNVATNLTASSLPTVEIGHIVRN; this comes from the exons ATGCACCGTGACCTCTCTTCAAATAACatcatgttaacaaacaagttggTAGCTAAGATAGGGGACCTGGGTGTGGCCAAGGTCGTGAGAGCAGACAGTACAAAAACGAGAAGTAAACTAACTACTGCTCCTGGAACTCTCCACTTTATGCCCCCAGAAGCACTGGATGAGGTTGATCCAGTGTATGGCACTCCAATAGATGTGTTCTCTTTTGCTGGAATAGCTCTTCATTTGTTTAGTGAAGAATGGCCAACTCCATCTGCTGCTAAGATCCGAGACCCAGCTACCAGTGAGCTTGTTGCCCTTTCTGAAGCAGGGCGACGCCAGAAGTATTTAGACAAAATGACAGGAGAAGCAGCAGCTGAACTGAAACAACTGATAAAAAACTGCCTAGATGATGATCCAATTAAGCGACCTTCAATGGGAGAAGTGAAGGAAAAGCTGCTG GAGTCACCTCCTTTGGTGGAGGCCTTACAGACCAAACAGTATCACCTGAAATGGGATAAGTGTTCTGATCTGCCTAAGGCAATGTATGATGTCTCAGTTGCAGTGGATGGTAACAGTGTCTACTTCTCTGCTGGTAGTGCTCCTGAGAATGAGACTAAAAACAATGTTTACTGTTATGATATCTCCACTGACCAATGGAATACTCTTTCTCCACCTGGTCATTGTCGTGGAGTTTTATGTATGGTGGACAATAAATTGTCAATATTTGGTGGCTGCATTGCATATGGGACACTCAGCAAAGTATCCACTTATGATAGAGACATTAACAGCTGGTCACAAACATATCCAGCTATGATCAATGAAAGATTGTTACCAGGTGTTGCAGTCTACGGTGACCATGTGATGGTTATGGGTGGAGAGGATGAATCAGACAGGTGCCTTGATAACATTGAAATGATGAATTGGCAGCAAAAATCACCATGGAAAGAAGTGTCTACTAAACTACCTGTTCGAATGTGGAACATTAAACCTACACTTTCAGGAGAGCACCTCCTCATAGTGGGATACAGTACTGCTACAGGTCGTAACAAGGGATCGTACCAAATACCAGTATCTACCGTAACTTCAGTGGAGGAGTTAGAATTATCAGATCAAGCAGCCATTCAGTGGAAGCAGCTTTCTCCAGCTCCGTATTATAAAACTGCTACCGTACCATACTCCAACCCTCCCCTGATAATTGGTGGTAGTGATGTTAAAGGTGTTCCTACATCAGATATCAGTTTATATGACACCTCCAAGGATTCATGGATAAAAGTTGACTCACTTACTAGTGCAGGAGTTCATGTCGGAGTAGCAACCATCAACAATAATACTATAATAGTTATTGGCAGTACCAGTGGTGGAGATAATGTTGCAACTAACTTGACAGCATCTTCTCTCCCTACAGTGGAGATAGGACATATTGTACGTAACTAA